A stretch of the Clostridiales bacterium genome encodes the following:
- a CDS encoding TRAP transporter substrate-binding protein, giving the protein MKKMLVLVLALAMLLSCACALADEPVTLTYSEVNPLEGNVVGEVAKAFKAKVEEISGGSVLIDIQAGGVLGSEDQILDNLLGGGNITDIGRFSAFALTQYGCDKAKLLSIPYTFVNEDHFWKFADSEMAKDFLMEPQTLGLPLRGLCYGEEGFRHFFIRKGIEVKTIEDLKGLKIRVSADPVMTGMVENLGATATPVNFNELYSALNTGMVDAAEQPTSNYFAKAFPEVAPTLLLDGHTLGAIQLIITDAAWAKLNEEQQGWIMEAAAYASQVCREKVAEIEAETFQKLADMGVTVIEVTDKAPWVEACQPTIQANTADQAELYQQILDMQ; this is encoded by the coding sequence ATGAAAAAGATGCTCGTACTCGTTCTCGCCCTGGCCATGCTGCTCAGCTGCGCCTGCGCACTGGCTGACGAACCCGTCACCCTGACCTATTCCGAAGTCAACCCCCTGGAAGGCAACGTCGTGGGCGAAGTTGCCAAGGCTTTCAAGGCCAAGGTGGAAGAAATCTCCGGCGGCAGCGTGCTGATCGACATCCAGGCCGGCGGCGTGCTGGGCTCTGAAGACCAGATCCTGGACAACCTGCTGGGCGGCGGCAACATCACCGACATCGGCCGTTTCTCCGCGTTCGCGCTGACCCAGTACGGCTGCGACAAGGCCAAGCTCCTGTCCATCCCCTACACCTTTGTGAACGAAGACCATTTCTGGAAGTTCGCGGACAGCGAAATGGCCAAGGACTTCCTGATGGAGCCCCAGACGCTGGGCCTGCCGCTGCGCGGCCTGTGCTACGGTGAGGAAGGCTTCCGTCATTTCTTCATCCGGAAGGGCATCGAAGTGAAGACCATCGAAGACCTGAAGGGCCTGAAGATCCGCGTTTCCGCCGACCCCGTCATGACCGGCATGGTGGAGAACCTGGGCGCGACGGCCACCCCCGTGAACTTCAACGAACTGTATTCCGCGCTGAACACCGGCATGGTGGACGCGGCTGAACAGCCCACTTCCAACTACTTCGCCAAGGCCTTCCCGGAAGTCGCTCCCACGCTGCTGCTGGACGGCCACACCCTGGGCGCGATCCAGCTGATCATCACGGATGCGGCCTGGGCCAAGCTGAATGAAGAACAGCAGGGCTGGATCATGGAAGCGGCCGCGTACGCTTCCCAGGTCTGCCGCGAAAAGGTCGCCGAGATCGAAGCGGAAACCTTCCAGAAGCTGGCGGACATGGGCGTGACCGTGATCGAGGTCACCGACAAGGCTCCCTGGGTGGAAGCCTGCCAGCCCACCATCCAGGCCAACACCGCGGACCAGGCGGAGCTGTACCAGCAGATCCTGGATATGCAGTAA
- a CDS encoding TRAP transporter small permease yields the protein MPAFFTTLEKIKPLFDWTHRIILFICKLLLVADIIITTWAVAGRYIPFITDPKWSEEIVLTLMVYMAVLSATLAIRRGLHIRMTAFDKYLPEKVKTVSDLIADIGVLALGVVLVIYGIKFCNSPLSIRGKYVAIPTLSKFWQYLPIPVAGVGMVIFELEQIFRHVEALVVKKTAEEGKGHGC from the coding sequence ATGCCGGCTTTCTTTACGACGCTTGAGAAAATCAAGCCATTGTTTGACTGGACCCACAGGATTATCCTGTTTATCTGCAAGCTCCTGCTGGTTGCGGATATCATCATTACGACGTGGGCGGTCGCCGGACGGTATATCCCGTTTATTACCGACCCCAAGTGGAGCGAAGAGATTGTGCTGACGCTGATGGTCTACATGGCGGTGCTCTCCGCCACGCTGGCCATCCGCCGCGGGCTGCATATCCGCATGACCGCTTTTGACAAGTACCTGCCGGAAAAGGTGAAAACCGTATCCGACCTGATTGCCGATATCGGAGTGCTGGCGCTGGGCGTGGTCCTGGTGATCTACGGAATCAAGTTCTGCAATTCCCCGCTGAGCATCCGCGGAAAGTATGTGGCGATTCCCACGCTGAGCAAGTTCTGGCAGTACCTGCCGATCCCGGTGGCGGGCGTCGGCATGGTGATTTTTGAACTGGAACAGATTTTCAGGCATGTGGAAGCCCTGGTTGTGAAAAAAACAGCAGAGGAGGGAAAAGGGCATGGATGCTGA
- a CDS encoding histidine kinase codes for MKRLGWHSMSLSRRVLLLLTLVLVSAAVQISIAQIQNLHVFRPMEENAEQIQTISQFLHETEKCIGTLEEYHWEYGDPDALNEEVRSSMKAASDHLSSLKFRDGAVSENTLLLFHAVRTTYPFYVERLDEIRQALENNDKSAASRIYYDTASPCGQYLAQYSRELLEQTILDSHDEVFSLTSTSKKYNALHLASSLAALLATVVLALWLRSLLVSISQLSKASRNISEGNFDIPDVDDRRQDEMGRLASTFNEMKQSMKGQMDLLREKGEMERKLRIKETEALELQNRVDAGKLQLLRSQIHPHFLFNTLNVISYRAKRENAPETVELLGSLSRFFRYTLGSNDAYVPLSKEVQTIRDFYAIYHARFADRIRMDWHIDPEIELTETMIPSFLIQPLVENAFYHGVAPKEEGGTVSVDIRKAGEELRVSVSDDGVGISPEVIRRLEEHLQQQSPPDEHIGLYNVAARLRLAGEGNRLSIEDRPEGGTTVSIRMPLISAADMSEAEGEA; via the coding sequence ATGAAGCGCTTAGGCTGGCACAGCATGAGCCTTTCCAGGAGAGTTTTGCTGCTCCTGACGCTGGTGCTGGTTTCCGCGGCGGTCCAGATCAGCATCGCGCAGATCCAGAACCTTCATGTATTCCGGCCGATGGAAGAAAACGCGGAGCAGATCCAGACCATCAGCCAGTTCCTTCATGAAACCGAAAAGTGCATCGGGACCCTGGAAGAGTACCACTGGGAGTACGGGGATCCGGACGCGCTGAATGAAGAGGTCCGGAGCAGCATGAAAGCCGCGTCGGACCATCTTTCCTCCCTGAAGTTCCGGGACGGGGCGGTGAGCGAGAACACCCTCCTGCTGTTCCACGCGGTGCGGACGACCTATCCCTTCTACGTGGAACGGCTGGATGAGATCCGGCAGGCGCTGGAGAACAACGACAAGTCCGCGGCGAGCCGGATTTACTATGACACCGCCTCGCCGTGCGGCCAGTACCTAGCGCAGTACAGCCGGGAGCTGCTGGAGCAGACCATCCTCGACAGCCATGACGAGGTTTTTTCCCTGACGTCCACGAGCAAGAAATACAACGCCCTGCACCTGGCCAGCTCCCTGGCGGCGCTGCTTGCCACCGTTGTGCTGGCCCTGTGGCTCCGCTCGCTGCTGGTTTCCATCTCCCAGCTTTCCAAAGCCTCCCGGAATATCAGCGAGGGGAACTTCGACATCCCCGACGTGGACGACCGCCGGCAGGATGAAATGGGCCGCCTGGCATCCACCTTCAACGAAATGAAGCAGTCCATGAAGGGACAGATGGACCTGCTGCGGGAAAAGGGAGAGATGGAGCGGAAACTCCGCATCAAGGAAACAGAAGCGCTGGAGCTGCAGAATCGGGTTGACGCCGGAAAGCTGCAGCTGCTGCGCAGCCAGATCCACCCGCATTTCCTGTTCAACACGCTGAACGTGATCAGCTATCGCGCGAAGCGGGAAAACGCCCCGGAAACGGTGGAACTGCTTGGCTCCCTGAGCCGCTTTTTCCGCTATACCCTGGGCAGCAACGACGCTTACGTTCCGCTGTCCAAAGAGGTGCAGACCATCCGGGATTTCTACGCGATTTACCATGCCCGGTTCGCGGACCGGATCCGCATGGACTGGCATATCGACCCGGAAATCGAGCTGACCGAAACCATGATTCCCTCCTTCCTGATCCAGCCCCTGGTGGAAAACGCGTTCTACCACGGCGTGGCGCCGAAGGAAGAGGGCGGTACGGTTTCGGTGGATATCCGGAAAGCCGGGGAAGAGCTCCGGGTTTCCGTGTCGGACGACGGGGTCGGGATTTCGCCGGAGGTGATCCGGCGGCTGGAAGAACACCTGCAGCAGCAGTCGCCGCCGGATGAGCATATCGGCCTGTACAACGTGGCGGCCCGGCTGCGGCTGGCCGGGGAAGGCAACCGGCTGAGCATTGAGGACCGGCCGGAGGGCGGGACCACCGTCAGCATCCGGATGCCGCTGATCTCCGCGGCGGACATGAGCGAAGCGGAGGGAGAGGCATGA
- a CDS encoding MarR family transcriptional regulator codes for MISRSGDYIAQIRLIGGRVFEKLLSASGAVQFNGPQGKILDALWQQDGLSAIEIGRRTGLASSTLTGMLDRMEDAALVVRKRSAEDRRVIRIFLGPKAVQCREQYTAVSEKMTDIYFRGFEENEVASFESFLLRVLENVREADRNPGKTDG; via the coding sequence ATGATTTCACGCAGCGGGGATTACATTGCCCAGATCCGCCTCATCGGCGGACGCGTATTTGAGAAGCTGCTTTCCGCATCCGGAGCGGTTCAGTTCAACGGTCCGCAGGGCAAAATCCTCGATGCTCTCTGGCAGCAGGACGGCCTTTCGGCCATCGAAATCGGCCGCCGGACCGGGCTGGCCAGCAGTACGCTCACCGGCATGCTGGACCGGATGGAGGATGCCGCCCTGGTGGTCCGGAAACGCTCTGCGGAGGACAGGCGCGTCATCCGGATCTTCCTCGGCCCGAAGGCCGTCCAGTGCCGGGAACAGTACACCGCTGTCTCGGAAAAGATGACCGATATCTATTTCCGCGGTTTTGAGGAAAACGAGGTTGCCTCCTTTGAAAGCTTCCTCCTGCGCGTGCTGGAGAACGTGCGGGAGGCGGACCGGAATCCAGGAAAAACAGATGGATGA
- a CDS encoding response regulator has translation MNKILIADDEQFERELLDEIVHRHFDPQIQTRLAESGRQAIDVAGFWKPSMVLMDIEMPGINGINAAKRIIERDPSVKVIFVTAYSLFNYAYEAVKLGAFDYILKPVNEADTVKSIRRCLGQVESREQLEALASVASSLEEHSSADKIGLLMSNVRNYLQHNYMRMDISLDSISDILHINPSYFSMLFKKNFGVNFVDYVTELRIGASKELLKDPFLSATEIANAVGYESLNYYTRVFKKTTGVTPTEYRRNHSAPGSKEEES, from the coding sequence ATGAACAAAATCCTGATTGCGGACGATGAACAGTTCGAACGCGAGCTGCTGGATGAAATCGTGCACCGCCATTTTGACCCGCAGATCCAGACCCGGCTGGCGGAAAGCGGGCGCCAGGCCATCGACGTGGCGGGATTCTGGAAACCCTCCATGGTCCTGATGGACATCGAGATGCCGGGGATTAACGGCATCAACGCGGCGAAGCGGATCATCGAGCGGGATCCTTCCGTGAAGGTGATCTTTGTGACGGCGTACAGCCTGTTCAACTACGCCTACGAAGCGGTGAAGCTGGGCGCGTTCGACTATATCCTGAAGCCGGTGAACGAAGCGGACACGGTGAAGTCCATCCGGCGCTGCCTGGGGCAGGTGGAATCGCGGGAACAGCTGGAAGCGCTGGCCTCCGTCGCGTCCTCGCTGGAGGAGCATTCCTCCGCGGACAAGATCGGCCTGCTGATGTCCAACGTGCGCAACTACCTGCAGCACAATTACATGCGGATGGATATCAGCCTTGATTCCATCAGCGATATCCTGCATATCAACCCGTCCTACTTTTCCATGCTGTTCAAGAAGAACTTCGGGGTCAATTTCGTGGACTATGTGACGGAACTGCGCATCGGCGCGTCCAAGGAACTGCTGAAGGACCCCTTCCTGTCCGCGACGGAAATCGCCAACGCGGTGGGATATGAGAGCCTGAACTACTATACCCGGGTATTCAAGAAAACCACGGGGGTTACGCCGACGGAATACCGCCGGAACCACAGCGCCCCGGGGAGCAAGGAGGAAGAATCGTGA
- a CDS encoding mannitol dehydrogenase family protein — MKVNLSSLRDTAAWEQAGVRLPAFDIAAMREKTRKTPVWVHFGAGNIFRAFIAALQQRLLDSGDAECGIIAADTFDVDNIRMIYGGYDNLTMSVTLNADATIDKEIIASVSEALVAQPGEKADWKRLREIFAAPSLQMVSFTITEKGYALRQINGSYLPAVAEDLEKGPGHPRHAMTTVTALLLYRYMNGKAPLAVVSMDNCSHNGEKLRSSILEVAETWWKRGFVSWDFIAWLTDETRVSFPWSMIDKITPRPAPAVQQMLADAGIEDMAPIQTPRGTFVAPFVNAEKPQYLVVEDRFPNGRPPLEKAGVYFTDRDTVNRTERMKVTTCLNPLHTALAVYGCLLGYTLICEEMKDGDLVKLVRRLGYTEGLPVVTDPGILSPRAFIDEVVEQRLPNPFMPDAPQRIATDTSQKVGIRFGETIRSYAAEGRSMNQLVALPLVIAGWLRYLLGVDDEGNEMPLSSDPLLEDLQKQLQGIELGKPETAGNKLKPILANSLIFGSDLTRTPLAARIEEYFREEPAGTGAVRTTLRKYLD; from the coding sequence ATGAAAGTAAATCTGAGCAGCCTCCGGGATACCGCCGCGTGGGAACAGGCCGGAGTCAGGCTGCCGGCGTTTGATATCGCGGCCATGCGGGAAAAAACCCGAAAAACCCCGGTATGGGTGCATTTCGGGGCCGGCAATATCTTCCGGGCGTTCATTGCCGCGCTGCAGCAGCGCCTGCTGGACAGCGGTGACGCGGAATGCGGCATCATCGCCGCGGATACCTTTGATGTGGACAATATCCGCATGATCTACGGCGGATACGACAACCTGACCATGAGCGTTACGCTGAACGCCGACGCGACCATCGACAAGGAGATCATCGCCTCCGTATCGGAAGCGCTGGTGGCCCAGCCGGGGGAAAAGGCGGACTGGAAACGGCTGCGCGAAATCTTTGCCGCCCCGTCCCTGCAGATGGTTTCCTTCACGATTACCGAAAAGGGATACGCCCTGCGGCAGATCAACGGATCCTACTTGCCGGCGGTGGCGGAGGACCTGGAAAAAGGGCCCGGACATCCCCGCCATGCCATGACCACCGTGACCGCCCTGCTGCTGTACCGCTACATGAACGGGAAAGCGCCGCTGGCGGTGGTGAGCATGGACAACTGCAGCCATAACGGCGAGAAACTCCGGAGCAGCATCCTGGAGGTGGCGGAGACCTGGTGGAAACGGGGATTCGTATCCTGGGACTTTATCGCCTGGCTGACGGATGAAACCCGGGTTTCGTTCCCCTGGAGCATGATTGACAAGATTACGCCGCGCCCCGCGCCGGCCGTGCAGCAGATGCTCGCGGACGCCGGAATCGAGGATATGGCGCCGATCCAGACACCCCGCGGGACGTTTGTGGCCCCGTTCGTCAACGCGGAAAAGCCGCAGTACCTGGTGGTGGAGGACCGTTTTCCCAACGGGCGGCCGCCGCTGGAAAAGGCCGGGGTGTACTTTACCGACCGGGATACCGTGAACCGGACGGAACGGATGAAGGTGACTACATGCCTGAACCCCCTGCATACCGCGCTGGCGGTGTACGGATGCCTGCTGGGCTATACGCTGATCTGTGAGGAAATGAAGGACGGGGACCTGGTGAAGCTGGTGCGCCGCCTGGGCTATACGGAAGGCCTGCCGGTGGTGACCGATCCCGGAATCCTGAGCCCCCGGGCGTTTATCGACGAGGTGGTGGAACAGCGGCTGCCGAACCCGTTTATGCCGGACGCGCCGCAGCGGATTGCCACGGATACTTCGCAGAAGGTGGGTATCCGCTTCGGGGAAACCATCCGGAGCTACGCGGCGGAAGGGCGTTCCATGAACCAGCTGGTGGCGCTGCCGCTGGTGATCGCGGGCTGGCTGCGCTATCTGCTGGGCGTGGACGACGAAGGGAACGAGATGCCCCTGTCCAGCGATCCGCTGCTGGAAGACCTGCAGAAGCAGCTGCAGGGAATCGAACTTGGAAAGCCGGAAACCGCGGGAAACAAACTGAAGCCGATCCTGGCGAACTCCCTGATTTTCGGAAGCGACCTGACCCGGACGCCCCTGGCCGCGCGCATTGAGGAGTATTTCCGGGAGGAACCCGCCGGAACCGGAGCGGTGCGGACGACCCTCCGGAAATACCTGGACTGA
- the pepT gene encoding peptidase T, which produces MSSVKERFLRYVQVETTSCEANECCPSTPGQKVLGELLVSEMNAMGVQGACMDEHGYVYGFIPARGKADAPAIGLIAHMDTSDAVPGATRPQVIPAYDGGTIRLENGVEISGFSFLDSLKGQELIVTSGDSVLGADDKAGVAEIMALCERMLAPDAPDHGKICIAFTPDEEIGRGADLFDVPGFGADFAYTVDGGALGELEYECFNAASCIVRVKGISIHPGSAKNQMVNAALIAMEFAGMLPPWERPEHTEGYEGFYHLTGMTGNEEFAELRYILRDHDITKLEARKTMMTAAAEVLNRRYGAGTVAMELKDSYRNMKEIVEQHPEILDRAKMAFEANGIDPLVQPIRGGTDGARLSYMGLPCPNLSTGGYNFHGRKELIPVPAMEKMVDVLVSLVKS; this is translated from the coding sequence ATGAGCAGTGTCAAGGAACGGTTCCTGAGATATGTACAGGTGGAAACCACCTCCTGTGAGGCAAACGAATGCTGCCCGTCCACCCCGGGCCAGAAGGTGCTGGGGGAACTGCTGGTCAGCGAAATGAACGCCATGGGGGTGCAGGGCGCCTGCATGGATGAGCACGGATATGTGTACGGCTTTATCCCCGCCCGGGGAAAGGCGGATGCCCCGGCCATCGGGCTGATCGCCCATATGGATACCTCCGACGCGGTTCCGGGCGCCACCCGGCCGCAGGTCATTCCCGCCTATGACGGCGGAACAATCCGCCTGGAAAACGGCGTCGAAATCAGCGGGTTCAGCTTCCTGGACAGCCTGAAAGGCCAGGAGCTGATCGTCACCTCCGGGGATTCCGTCCTCGGGGCGGACGACAAGGCCGGCGTGGCGGAAATCATGGCCCTGTGTGAGCGGATGCTCGCGCCGGACGCGCCGGACCACGGAAAAATCTGCATTGCCTTCACGCCGGATGAGGAGATCGGCCGCGGGGCGGACCTCTTCGACGTCCCGGGTTTCGGGGCGGATTTCGCCTACACCGTCGACGGCGGCGCCCTGGGCGAGCTGGAATACGAGTGCTTCAACGCCGCCTCCTGCATCGTGCGGGTGAAGGGCATCAGCATCCATCCCGGCAGCGCGAAAAACCAGATGGTCAACGCGGCGCTCATCGCCATGGAGTTTGCCGGAATGCTCCCGCCCTGGGAGCGGCCCGAGCATACCGAGGGCTATGAGGGGTTCTACCACCTCACCGGTATGACCGGGAATGAGGAGTTCGCGGAGCTCCGGTACATCCTCCGGGATCATGACATCACGAAGCTGGAGGCCCGGAAGACCATGATGACCGCTGCCGCGGAAGTGCTGAACCGGCGGTACGGCGCCGGCACCGTGGCCATGGAGCTGAAGGATTCCTACCGGAACATGAAGGAGATCGTGGAACAGCATCCGGAGATCCTGGACCGGGCAAAAATGGCTTTCGAAGCCAACGGGATCGACCCGCTCGTCCAGCCGATCCGCGGCGGAACCGACGGCGCCCGCCTGTCGTACATGGGGCTCCCCTGCCCCAACCTGTCCACCGGCGGATACAACTTCCACGGGCGGAAGGAGCTGATCCCCGTCCCCGCCATGGAGAAGATGGTGGATGTGCTGGTTTCCCTGGTAAAAAGCTGA
- a CDS encoding flavin reductase: protein MNKISKAPTNDFCPQTLFLYGTYDKEGRPDFGLFCWFSYIWDTDLGVMACIGGDKLTKENIHQQKVFSACLVTEALLPLADYLGTTDGHSPDKMKPVAGIEKGRVLPVPVLTASPVAFELEVKQFLPMDDGEVMLCAIRNVLQDEALDDDAVTSVEKLAAVAPVSTTCERYFAWNGGDLGAWGEPAKKFISAGR, encoded by the coding sequence ATGAATAAAATCAGTAAAGCCCCCACCAACGATTTCTGCCCCCAGACCCTGTTCCTCTACGGAACCTATGATAAGGAAGGCCGGCCGGACTTCGGCCTCTTCTGCTGGTTCAGCTATATCTGGGATACCGATCTGGGCGTCATGGCCTGCATCGGCGGGGATAAGCTCACCAAGGAGAACATCCATCAGCAGAAGGTCTTTTCCGCCTGCCTCGTCACCGAAGCGCTCCTACCCCTGGCGGATTACCTCGGAACCACCGACGGCCACAGCCCGGACAAAATGAAGCCCGTTGCGGGAATCGAAAAAGGCCGCGTGCTGCCCGTCCCGGTCCTCACCGCTTCCCCGGTGGCCTTTGAACTGGAAGTCAAACAGTTCCTGCCCATGGACGACGGCGAGGTGATGCTCTGCGCCATCCGCAATGTGCTCCAGGATGAAGCGCTGGACGATGATGCCGTCACCTCCGTGGAAAAGCTGGCCGCCGTCGCGCCGGTCTCCACCACCTGCGAACGCTATTTCGCCTGGAACGGCGGGGACCTGGGTGCCTGGGGCGAACCTGCGAAAAAGTTCATTTCTGCGGGCCGGTAA
- a CDS encoding TRAP transporter substrate-binding protein: MKRIGILLGVLLLAAAVFLAVWAMIPRETQPEPPALMFRYADNQPKGYPTTQAADYFAELVEKRTDGKIVIRVFPDSVLGNEISVFRQMQFGGIDFARLSVSTLSEFVPEISILQLPYLFEDAEHMWRVLDGEIGKQLLESIRPFGLAGMSWFDAGSRNIYTKTPVTSLDDIKRLRIRVQESDFLSRMVSLWGAVPVKISYESVYSALQTGKIDGAENNWPSYEATGHYEVAPYYLLDAHSRLPEAQLISQNALEEISALGDGYVEIVLQCAAESAQYERELWKEREARSEAVVRESGCIVTELSEEEMKRFQDAVAPIYEEFTGDRAEMIRRIQED; encoded by the coding sequence GTGAAACGGATCGGTATCCTGCTCGGTGTGCTGCTCCTGGCGGCGGCCGTTTTCCTGGCGGTCTGGGCGATGATTCCCCGGGAAACCCAGCCAGAGCCGCCCGCGCTGATGTTCCGGTACGCAGACAACCAGCCGAAGGGATATCCCACCACGCAGGCTGCAGACTATTTTGCGGAGCTGGTGGAGAAGCGGACGGACGGAAAAATTGTGATCCGGGTATTCCCGGACAGCGTGCTGGGAAACGAGATCAGCGTTTTCCGCCAGATGCAGTTCGGCGGGATCGACTTTGCCCGGCTTTCGGTGAGCACCCTGTCGGAGTTTGTTCCCGAAATATCGATCCTCCAGCTGCCGTACCTGTTTGAGGACGCGGAGCACATGTGGCGGGTGCTGGACGGGGAAATCGGGAAGCAGCTGCTGGAGAGCATCCGGCCCTTCGGGCTGGCCGGCATGAGCTGGTTTGACGCCGGAAGCCGGAATATCTACACGAAAACGCCGGTTACAAGCCTGGACGATATCAAACGCCTGCGGATCCGCGTGCAGGAATCGGACTTCCTCAGCCGGATGGTGTCCCTCTGGGGCGCGGTGCCGGTGAAAATCTCCTACGAATCCGTTTACTCCGCGCTGCAGACCGGGAAGATCGACGGCGCGGAAAACAACTGGCCCAGCTATGAAGCCACCGGGCATTACGAGGTGGCGCCCTACTACCTGCTGGATGCGCATTCCCGGCTGCCCGAAGCGCAGCTGATCAGCCAGAACGCGCTGGAGGAAATCTCCGCGCTGGGGGACGGATACGTGGAGATCGTGCTGCAGTGCGCGGCGGAATCCGCGCAGTATGAGCGGGAGCTGTGGAAGGAGCGGGAAGCGCGGTCTGAAGCGGTCGTCCGGGAAAGCGGATGCATCGTGACCGAGCTGAGCGAGGAGGAAATGAAACGATTCCAGGACGCCGTGGCCCCGATCTATGAGGAATTCACCGGGGACCGGGCGGAAATGATCCGGCGGATCCAGGAGGACTGA
- a CDS encoding YcxB family protein yields MADAREITIPVQLDAGTFRRFACFDTLIRKKRGVRPAVFAVIMTAFAIIALLSGKPQSGLIAAVLLAVGCGLPLVYFGVFLGQVNRQAAQQKLEKGKAVYTVTLRGDGFTVVSNRKAGETVTVLWSDADSAYRKKGCIYLYASPQRAFLLPDGQADAPDEAVWQAVVRGLGEEKCRPAGTRG; encoded by the coding sequence ATGGCGGATGCCCGGGAAATTACGATTCCCGTTCAACTGGATGCCGGAACGTTCCGACGCTTTGCGTGTTTTGATACCCTGATCCGGAAAAAACGCGGGGTCCGGCCGGCGGTGTTTGCCGTGATCATGACGGCATTTGCCATCATCGCGCTGCTGAGCGGGAAACCGCAGAGCGGGCTGATTGCCGCCGTGCTGCTGGCGGTGGGCTGCGGGCTTCCGCTGGTTTATTTCGGGGTATTCCTGGGACAGGTGAACCGGCAGGCGGCGCAGCAGAAGCTCGAAAAGGGAAAGGCCGTCTATACGGTGACGCTCCGCGGGGACGGTTTTACGGTGGTCAGCAACCGCAAGGCGGGCGAGACCGTCACCGTCCTGTGGTCGGACGCGGACAGCGCGTACCGGAAAAAGGGATGCATCTACCTGTATGCCAGCCCGCAGCGGGCTTTCCTGCTGCCCGACGGACAGGCGGACGCGCCGGATGAAGCGGTATGGCAGGCGGTGGTCCGGGGACTGGGAGAAGAAAAATGCCGGCCGGCCGGAACCCGGGGATAA
- a CDS encoding TRAP transporter large permease: MDAETLSTIILLGSFLLLVLIRFPIAYAVGISTVLCMISMGQNLVTLPQQMVKGVWSFSLMAVPFFITMGVLMGTGGISEKLIALANSLVGWMRGGLAMVNIVASYFFGGISGSAAADTASLGSILIPMMVDEGYDADFSTAVTITSSCEGLLVPPSHNMVIYAMTAGGISVGALFMAGYLPGALLAAALMIGSYVLSVKRKYPKGDKFSLKVFGKQLIQSFWALAAVLIVVFGVVGGIFTATESAAIAVVYSLFVSVFIYKGLNWRGVWKGLESCVGTLSIVLILIAMSAAFGNNLTLLHVPAKAAALITGISSNPIVVILLLNLILLVLGMIMDMAPIILIATPILLPVAMSAGLHPVQFGIMMVLNCGIGLLTPPVGAVLFIGSAVAKRPMENVVRATLPFYLCMLAALLLISFIPAISLWLPALTGATL; encoded by the coding sequence ATGGATGCTGAAACCCTGTCGACAATCATCCTGCTGGGCAGTTTCCTGCTCCTGGTGCTGATTCGTTTCCCGATTGCATACGCGGTGGGAATCTCCACCGTGCTGTGCATGATTTCCATGGGGCAGAACCTGGTGACCCTGCCCCAGCAGATGGTGAAGGGTGTGTGGTCCTTCTCCCTGATGGCGGTTCCGTTCTTCATTACCATGGGGGTGCTGATGGGAACCGGGGGTATATCGGAAAAGCTGATTGCACTGGCCAATTCGCTGGTCGGATGGATGCGCGGCGGACTGGCCATGGTGAATATTGTGGCTTCCTACTTCTTCGGGGGAATCTCCGGATCCGCGGCGGCGGATACCGCCTCCCTGGGCTCCATCCTCATCCCGATGATGGTGGACGAGGGATATGACGCGGACTTTTCCACCGCGGTGACGATCACGTCCTCCTGCGAAGGCCTGCTGGTGCCGCCCAGCCACAACATGGTGATTTATGCCATGACCGCCGGCGGCATCTCCGTGGGCGCCCTGTTCATGGCCGGCTACCTGCCCGGCGCGCTGCTGGCGGCGGCCCTGATGATCGGCTCCTACGTGCTTTCCGTGAAGCGGAAGTACCCCAAGGGGGACAAGTTCTCCCTGAAGGTGTTCGGAAAACAGCTGATCCAGTCCTTCTGGGCGCTGGCGGCGGTCCTGATCGTCGTGTTCGGCGTGGTGGGCGGCATCTTTACCGCCACCGAGTCCGCCGCGATCGCGGTGGTCTATTCCCTGTTTGTATCCGTATTCATCTACAAGGGCCTGAACTGGCGGGGCGTGTGGAAGGGCCTGGAGAGCTGCGTGGGCACGCTTTCCATCGTGCTGATCCTGATCGCCATGAGCGCCGCGTTCGGCAACAACCTGACGCTGCTGCATGTGCCGGCGAAAGCCGCCGCGCTGATTACGGGCATCTCCAGCAACCCCATCGTGGTGATCCTGCTGCTGAACCTGATCCTGCTGGTGCTGGGCATGATTATGGACATGGCGCCGATCATCCTGATCGCGACGCCGATCCTGCTGCCGGTAGCGATGAGCGCCGGCCTGCACCCGGTCCAGTTCGGCATCATGATGGTGCTGAACTGCGGTATCGGCCTGCTGACGCCACCGGTGGGCGCGGTGCTGTTCATCGGATCGGCGGTGGCCAAGCGCCCGATGGAAAACGTGGTCCGCGCGACGCTGCCGTTCTACCTGTGCATGCTGGCTGCCCTGCTGCTGATCTCCTTCATTCCAGCGATCAGCCTCTGGCTGCCGGCCCTGACCGGGGCGACCCTGTAA